cttatatgttgttttaaaaaacataatttagTAATTAATTATATGTAGAGGAGCATATGTAGTACATGCAACATTAGCCAAGAAAAATGGGTTTACATCTTCCCAACTGCTAGCTGTCTAACTTTGGTCAGTAACTTCTACTTTCCAGGTCTCTGTATACTCATCATTAAAGCAGATGGGTtatattgtaaaattttaaaattttgtaaaacCTTGTAAAATTTTAGCAACCTCAGATGgctataataataaattttatagaATGTTCCTTTCCCTCACAAGATTTCAAGATTCCTTTACTGTGAACCATTCAGTGAAATGTTACAAAGATTTTAGAAAACTTACCAAAAATACTAAAGAGAGCTTTATTTCAAtggcacaaaattttaaaataatgggttTTTTCCCCAAGTGTTTTTAACAAAAAAGGAACATATTTGTAGTTCAAAAAATGGGAAAAGCTTTATTAGTAATGTGATAACTATAtgctttctgaaattttaaataaattgaatgaccaataaaataaaatgaaatagagaatatgCATATAAAGAAGTATAGAACCTTATTAGATACTTTTTCACATAAAAGTTTACAATTAAGAAATAAGAAGACCAATGTAAAATAAGCTGCCAGTAAATTGATGCCATTTAAATAagacttttcttatttaaaacacTGTATACTTGAGGTTTATTTAGAAGCAGGAATAATACCTATGTTAGGATGTACAGAAAGACATCTAGATTAtcattatattatttattctttttgattgcATATTTATATGCATTTGATGTTActaaaaattgaaatttttaatttttttgttttgtttggacaGGCTATGTTATTCGAAAATATAGGTCTTATGGGATATGAAAAATTGTTTTCCACATTAGTAAAACTGGACTACACACAGCCAATTTCAGATGAAAACGTTACAGTGATGGATACAACCTTTACTGATATCCCAGTACGTCTGTACTTGCCAAAGAGGAAGTCAGAAAGACAGAGGCCAGCTGTAATTTTTATCCATGGTGGTGCCTTTGTTTTGGGAAGTTGTAGTAAGTGCATTTTATGTAAGCAAATGTTCATGCATATATGTGTTGTGTGTATTGCATATTGTATgtatttatgttaaaatatagtatatataatcgGTAGAATGTTGGTATTTATGTTTCTtaagtatgtgtatgtatcttAGCAGagagattatttatttgagataaATATGTATGAttcatacataaatatttatttaaataaatcataaaaatagTAGGTgacatttttgatttttaaaaagtcttattaTCAAATAAAGTTATATTGACAGTGTAAAATAAAATGGGAGGTTCAAGTAGTAAACTTAAAACTTAAGTTTGAAATTACCAAATGACCTGAATTTAGGTTCAGAAAAACAGAAGTGAATAAGATGATTTAAATGTTGAATTAGAAGTGATATTATTTGCAGCTTCTAAGTTCCATATACATGTTCATATTGCAGACAGTGAGGCATCAATACTTACCATGTCGAGGCTTAGAATCCAATGCATAAGTTtgaacttaaaatgaaaaaataaaatagaactatCAGCTCCTCCCTTAAAGTCTGTTCCCATGTTATTTTGGAGATCATTCTAAGAGGTGCAATGGTGTAGCTAAGATACTTACACACTTACATACATTCACACGCACACattcaaacatacacacacactcacatacacatatacacaattgACTTTAGACTTCATATTATTGACTCACCACAAAGCACAGAGTACAAGGGATATTATAGGTACTCAGATGATGTAAGAAGCAAATGAGGACTCCTTTCCTCAAAGAACCTATAGCTCGAATCATTATATCCAGAATTTTGACTCCATGATCTGTTAACGTTTCAAAACAACCACAAATGCCACTATAGTCAGCTGAGTGGTCACCTTTCATTTTGATAGGTAAGCACATTCTTAGGATGGGTGTTATTATCACAATTTTAAGGATAAAAAGGTAGATGCAGAATGGTTCAGTAACTTGTTCAAAGTCCTATATTAGTAAGTGGTGGAAAGAGTAGCCAAACCTAAGCGTGTCAACAAGATCCACAGGCTTAACCCTCACAACACTGGAGAGCAGTCCTATCCTACTCTCAAGGTGGCTGGAAGACGCTGTTCCTTGTTTGTGTGTAGTTTCTCTCCTTCACGTCAATGACACTTTCAAACCTTCAGAGCTCTTTCAAGTCTCTCAGCTCATCCTTCCTCAGCTACCAAGGATGTCTGTCCATAATTCAGCACCACTTCACTCCTCCCCAACACAGCCTGGCCGCCACCCCTCGCCTGCCTCTTGCGTCCTTAAAAATCATTAACATTATTTTAATccttaattttacttctttctactTATGTCctagaaaaatgcatttttgtcTTATGGCAGAGTTCAATCTCTGTTTTGCCTGCAACCGTATTTACTCCTATGGTTTGGTTTTGTcattatttctcattcattcatctatctaCAAATGTGCCTCTCTATTGACACCTAAACATGTTACAACTTTTTCAGCCTTGATCTCCCTTGTtcccaaatctctctctctagGTAGTCCTCTTTCTAAGGCTCATTTTTATACACAGTGAAATCTTTTCCCATTTTGAATAATTCTTTAAACTCTGTAACTGGAAAATGACCACTTCCCTCTGCATCACTGAAACTCTCTGTTCCCTTGATTTCTCTGAAACAAATTTCTTTCAACTTTCTTTTGCCTCTCCCTCTTACCTTCCTGCGTTTTTCCCTCTTTACAGCAAAACAatacaaacacagaaaaacaggtCTGTCTTTACACTTTATAAGTGTTCATGTTtcacagttttcctttctttagtTTTTGACTCTGCATGCTCTTTTATTTAGTCCCTTATACTTTTCAACCTTACCCATCCCCCACAAGACTCTGCTGCTGACTTCCAAAGCTGTATTTCCAGCTATAACAATAGTCCTAAATTACAGATCAATATATACAAATGCAGCATATGCCAGTACATCTGGAGGAACCACAGATAATTCAAGTTTAACATGACCAAAATACAACTTATCCCATCTACCTTCCAAcagtttgagaaaaaaagaaacccaaataaacaacaataacaacaacttCAACAAAACAAGGAAAGCAAATGCTCCTCATGTGTGTTCTATCAGTAAATACAGTAAATGTCTCTCAGCATCCGCATTTAATTACCAGTTCTGTCTacctttctaacattttttttctttctgtccacatttaacaaaattatttGCCATTAGATTTCCTTCTGCttactaaaaattggcacttgccatctgtcTCTACAAAGATTGGATCAcgctggcacttgccatctaactCTACTTGGATTAAATCACCAGCAGCTGTGGCGCCTGATctccaacactccctgaaagCAGTACAGAGTGGAGGTCAGGAAGGAGGTGTTCTGTGCTatgggaaaactggctgaacaggaCTTCAGATGGCTAGATATTTTTAGAAGATTTAATGACCCCAATTCTTGcgtctcctcatatctagaaaagcactaaaatcattaatggtgaCGTCTGCTCCTCATGACTAGCAGCAAGCCTCCGCCTAAacgtgtgcttgactgcacgtgCCCCTCTTCACTGGAGTCATGTATAATACGGAGTTGTCCTCCTGCCTCTTTgaaacagtttctcagagctttctgggatgctgtctccttggctgtagtcctcattttgccccaaataaaacttagcCCACAACTCTCAACattgtgtgatttttatttcagtcgacacttgTATGGCTTTTTCTTTGCTTgttcaccaccatttccttgtctATGTCAGCCTTTTTCTGATTTCCCTTTTGTTGTATGCAAATCTGGTCATATGACATAACTAAATTCTTTGGTAACCTCTGCCACCTGTTTACAAAGAAATCCCTAGTGTAGTACCCAAGTACTGACACCTGTATTCCTATTTCCTGCGTGGTTCCACTTTATACCCTATTCGTCTCTCAATTCTTATTTCAGGTGTATTACATTTCACACCTGTAAGTGGTTTTCCATTGCTCTTTATTCATAAGGTACACTTTGATattaactttttcatttcaggGCAGGCACCATTGGACCTCCTGAACAGACTGACGGCAAACAAACTTGATGCTGTTGTTGTGGGAGTGGAGTAAGAGAatgacattttgtatttttcatattctgATTCTTGCCCTTGTAACACAGAAGTCTGATTTCCAAAGAAGGTGCCCAAGCCTCCCAGAGGACTGGGATTCTAGAGTTTGAGATTTTTGACATTAGCATCTTTTATTAGTACCATATTTTCACTCCTCCTCAAAGGGGCCTAGCTTCTCTTTAACCTCAGTCATTATAGAGACCTCTGAGAGGCATCACAGAACATCTTTGGAAACATAGCTGTGGTAATTCTAGGAGAGCCTAGGTGCTCAGTTACCTGTTACACGTTTGGGATGTTGAGTTTTGTTTGAGCTGGTAATAAAAGATTAATTTGatagatacttttaaaaaaattgaactatagtcaatttacaatattgtgttagtttcaggggtacagcaaagtggttcagttatacatagatatatacattccttttcagattctttctcattgtaggttattacatgCTATGAATATATAGCTGTTCTTAATTGGAGGAACATCAGCTGCAAATGTTGGGACCATCTAAGAATTTTAAGTCATTCTCAAAATGAAAGAACTTACTTGCTCATGATTTCTGCCCAAATTTCCATCAGTATACCAAAACGGCTAACAAATGGCCAGTACTTTCTGACCTATTCAGGGGTTCTCTGTACTTCATACGCAGGATGaggatttttttcccacttctcCTATCAGTTATGTAGTACAGAAATGTACTCAGAGACTCCTAGCCCAATGCTGAAGCAAGAATATTAGTGGAATTTCCTGGTGAGAACCTAAGGGGAGTAAACAGAACACACAGGTGGAACTAAGTGCTGTCCTCCCCGTTATTTCTACCGTAGAGCAACCAGAAGACTGTGTGTTTTCAGAGATATTTCTAATTCATAATAATTAGGATGTTCTCCCTTTCCCGCTATAATATTTTTAACCTAACATACcactttgttattttaaatatactttttaaatggtGATATGTGCTGTACCTAGTTTAAGAATTCCATCAGTTACTTAtagtatttgttgtttttttctactCTGAAGAACATTTAAAGTAACAGTTACATTTTGATATAGTATTTTGTTTAGTTATActatatttcagatattttagATACAGATTATAATATGACAGAATTGCAAGGGCCATCTGGCCAGCATTTAATGGTTAGTTTTGACCTTATTAATTCACCAATTCTTATGGATAGTGAGATTACTAGTATaggtagaaataaaaaataagacaacCCAATAGTGTGCTCCcacattagaagaaaaaatatagaggtatatacatattatacacaTTAATGGATGCTGTAATAATTTGCTTTACAAATGACTTTACAGCTGTTAAGCAATATCACTTACTATACTTAAATATTTGTTTCAAAGCTTCTCTTTTGAATTGTTTGCAGGTCATATGTAAACTCATCTTTATGTATTCATTCAGGTTATGATATAAAACAGGACATGCTATCTTATGGAATTTTTACCTAAATAAATTTCTAATATAAGAAACCTACAAGTCACTTGCTCTCAGatttgctgcttttaaaatttcgtGTGCACTCCCAACAATAGTTGTGAAAATATTTGTCACTGACTACATTGAGAACCTGATAAATGCTACAGTGCATCTCCCCAACTGATTGCACTTTTGCTGACAAATTTATACAGTTTTACGAAGATGAAGACATAATCCTTATCTTTTGTATCTCCCCATAGaacccattatttaaaaaactttacaccagaatctattttttattttaaaaagatatgttaGTAGTAAGTCCAGGTATGATTGGTGAAATTAAAGATTCAAAGTAGGGCCAATTTTGTTCTCTGGACCTGCTGGTTAAATTGAGAGATAGTTGGATATATGCAACTGAAGTTTAATCGTATGTGCtttgttgctttctttctttctctctctttcttttttttttttttccctgaagctaCAGACTAGCTCCTCAATATCAGTTTCCTACTCCCTATGAAGATGTCATTTCTGTGGTCAAATTCTTTCTAGAGGATAAAACTCTTGCAGAATATGGAGTGGATCCCACCCGAATCTGTATTTCAGGTGATAGTTCTGGGGGTACACTGGCAGCAGGAGTGGTTCAACAGGTATGTTTTATGTATTATATGTGTttataacacatacacacatgctgtaattctaacagaaaagaatcattttatttgttagaatatttttattggccttatattttaaactgttaaatggcaaaaacaaaccaaaaacaaacctcTTCTGTCCTTTTACATAATTTTATCTTTAGACAGAAGCGGTTTTAGAGGCATGGGGAGAAACAAAATATCATGTTAAATAAGGCTCTTATTTTGCCACCAATTTTGAGAAAAACAGAAGAGTGTCTAGGAGCTACTATTTAACATGACAAGGGATTTGTCGTTCTCCTTGGGTAAAGCATAAAGTCTGCCAAGCACTTGGGATTACTGGAGTTCATGTTTTCAATCGAGGAGAGTGTCAGCAGATACCGTTTGGCCATATGTCATGCTTGCATGGGGGAATCActattgtaataaaaaagaaaaaatggcctACGTTAAAACCCTTGTTGTGTGCAGTTAAATAATAACTGCCcaattaattattatatttgaaaaatgaactcAGTCCAATAGAAAATTCTTACCCCCCAAACCATTTTTTATGGAGCAAATGTATCATAAGCAGAGGGATACATACCTTTACAACTAGCAGGATCTGCTAACTCATCTTGTGGGATCACTTCTGCTGCTAGCCTGAGAAGGTATTGGTtgattctctctgcctctttttgTTTATGTGTTGACTGCTGTTTCTTCCACCCAGTCTGTGAGGTGATCCAGTTGGTTTAGCCTGTCTGAGGGCACTGGGGAGTAATCAAGGAGTGGCAGCAGGTATATTGACTTGTCCAGATGTCACTGTTGCAGATGTTGGTCTGCGGCTCAGGGAATTGCTCCTCAGGGATTTAATCAAAGGTTTTCTCCTGTAGAGTGGAAgagtaaaagaaaaggaaagggaaatgtATGGCGGCTCTTTTCACCCGATACCTGAGATCTTAGGATGCCTCTTATCTCTAGTAAGAAAGAGAAGCTCCAGCTACAACGCTCCATGTCTTTTCTTGCCCTTCACATTTTCATAAATTGCTATTACTGTTATATTTCCCATCATATTACACTATTTTCTCCAGAAGGTGAGTTGTATATTAGGAATACTTCCTTTAACTTGGCTCAGTGCCTGTTGAGTCTAGTTAATATGTGAGTTTGGGCAttggtattttattattatactcATTCTTTCTTCTCACTAACGTTACTTTAGTTCAAAAATGATTTAATACAGAGAGCTTGTCATCTTCCCTAGGAATCTggtaattgtatttttatttggtgGTCATATGTGAATAAACATGTGTGTGTAGGTATGTGTGAATCATTACTGATGAAAGTAGGATGACACATTTCAATGCCCTTAAAGTACAAATACTGTCAAAATAAACATTAGGTACtatatcatttttataattatttacatcATAACTGCTGATATGATTGGAGTAAAGCTTCCCCCTATTGTAGTTTGGAGGCCTCTGACTCATTCATACtttattatacattttttcaGATACAAAATGatccagaattcaaaaataaatttaaggcaCAAGCTTTAATTTACCCTGGTTTACAACTAGTTGATATCTCTATGCCATCTCACCAAGAATATGAGCATGGACCAGTTCTGTCAAGGAACATGGCAATTGAACTCGGATGCCTCTATTTGACCAACGATAAAGCACTGAGCCAGGCAATAAGAAAAAACCAACACATGCCTCATGGATCAGGACATCTGTTCAAGTTGGTTAACTGGAGTACATTCCTTCCTGAGAAATACAGAAAGCAGCATGTATATACTGAACCAGTTTTGGGGAGACTTAACACTTCGTTTTCAATACTTTTGGATAATAGGTTATCACCTTTGGCAACCAATGATTCCCAGTTACAAAATTTGCCATTAACTTATGTTGTCACCTGTCAACATGATATCCTAAGAGATGATGGACTTATATATGTCTCACGACTTCGAAATGCCGGAGTTAAAGTTTCTCATGACCATATAGAGGATGGAGTCCATGGAGCTTTATCATTCATGACATTACCAGTTTATTTACAACTAGGTATTAGAATAAAAGATAAGTATATTAATTGGCTAGAAGAAAATCTATAAATCATACATGCAGTTAGCTAGTCACTTAGTATTGTAGTCCAAAGGTTATTTTGAAATTTGTGAGTTTAAGGGACAGAATAGTGATTTTAGTTTTGGATAAACCTAAGTTTAAATCAGAGCAAAGGTTACTGTGCATCTTTGAACAAATTAATTTCCCTAATCTTAGATCTTGTTTAAATGAAGAACTTTCACTGTATTAATCCCACTAAATTTCACTTATTCTgtttgataaattttaaatattcaccAATAATAGTAAAGTATAAAGGGAAGTATGATTATAAGCAAAATAGGCACTATCCTTTTCAGGCAGTGACAGGAATGGTAATGCTGAGCAAAAATTTTAAGACAGGAAAATTGCAATGGCATTTAGATGGGGCCAGGGAACCCAACTTATattcaagccttttttttttctttttttcaacttgTGCTCCAAAAGTTAATTTTATCCACTCTACATAAGTTATTACATTTTTCCTCATTCACTTAATATACAAAGTCTTCTTTCAGACGTATTGGTAGACTTCTTTGCCTGTAGAAGGAAAGACTAACATCTGAACTGCAAATCCTTCCAAAAGCCTAAATGTTTGACCCTTAATCAAACTTTTAGAAATAGCAGCCCTGATGGTAGATGAGTTACTGTATTGATTTCTATGTACTGATTATTTATACAAGAAATTCCCTCACCAATTGTACATGGCAgtgagaattatttattttattactttgaattTCTGGAGTGAATCATTTATCCTCACAAGAGTGACATAACTAAAAAGATATTTAAGCTGATGGTCTCTGGATCTGTTGACTTTCCTATGATGATAGGGCCCACACTCACATTATTCCACATGAACCTCATGACTAAAATGTATTCCTGTTAAAGGACATCATAAGCTGCATCTAATTTTCTGAGGTCCCTGTGATGTTGCTTTTTTCGTGGTGCTGTTTTCCCTGTTCTGTGTATTTCCTAAAGCTGAGTAAATGTGTTGCTATATAAATCTAATTGTGTTTTGTTAGTTTGATTGATAATCTGATCCCAAAACACATTTTTGGGATCATTTTGGTAGCTTGATTAGTTGCTTTTGCGTTCTCTGAATACATAATTTGTTCACTAATCTTTCAGCACATTTCAGCAAATTAGGCTCTTCTCTGAAATTCAAACACTGTGCTATTACATTCCAAAAGTGTTGATGAATATGTTTTCTTTGCTATTAGTTGCCCCATTGTATGTAATGTGAGAATATAACGTCCTATTTAACAATTTTCTAGTttcatttataaaagagaaagacaTTAGTCAAAGATGTCATCTTAAACCAGGCTTGGCAAAAATTTATTTGCCTGAATTAATCATTAATCACTCAAATCAAATGAGAAGGCAGTTTATGTTCAAGATTTGTTTTATAAACATTATCCACTAAGAAAATTCTTTAAACTAATTGCAGCATTAttgcatataatttttcattgattcattcacaaAACTTTGAAGGATAAAAAATTAGATATAAAGGTATTAAATGTTCTTGAATAGAAAGAAACTAttgtaaaaagtttatttttccagATTAATATGCATGTACTGAAATTTATGTTCAATCCATAgtattgcttttttgtttttgtcgtTTTAGTGTTCAATAAGAGAGTCTTAAAGCTTATAGGGAAAAGTAAATGTTCAAAATAACTCCTCCGAAAAAAACTGTGGAAGAACAGTGAGATTGGAACTTTAAGAGGACTCCAGCATCCAGGATGATTAGAAAAGAACTAAACACATTCAAAAACTAAACTATTCTGTAACTAGATTATATATAAACATGCATGTACCAAATTGTGCATTTTTCTAAATTTGTTTGTGTAAATGCACTGTTACAGCTTTTATATAAGTTGTGTTTGACATTTTCTATGCTGGTATAAACAGATGGACCAGAAAAAGCAGGTCTCTCAAAGACAAAGCACAAGACTGCCATATATGGCTGAGAAAGTTGTGAATTACATTCATGTTAACATTCAGTGAAATCCCAGGAAGTGTACAGATAGAACAAGCTGTGGTCTATGTGCATTCTTCATATGCCTAGAGATGTAATGTCACTACTTTTACTAGTTCTTAGCTTTGAGGGAAGCAAATAATATGAACTAACACAATTTTAGAGTCATACGGGAAATGAAGATGGCTTTGCAGGTGACCTCATGTTCAGCATGAGGCTAAATGGAAAAGTAAATCTTTATAATACCCACTTCTGGAGCACTGTGAAATCAACCTCCTCCAATTAAACATGTAAGCGAATGTGAAATTTCACACCTTTTGCTACATTATGCACACTAGTTTTTGGTACATGATTTTATTCAGATATGATTTTATTCAGATATGCAAAACACAATAATGGACATATATCTGGACATGTTGATGGAGTGGTTTGTCCCTACAGCTGCAGGATATTCTTGCAACTTCATTTTCTAACAGGATATAGATGCCCCTCACACCATCTCTTGGTCACTATCTTTATCAATGACTATCTTCCACGACCAGGATTTGGCATTCTGTACAATGTTGCCCAGTTTTGAAACAGTGTTATCCAAATTACCcaatattattataaaattataggtATAACTTTGATAGTTTCTCACAAATTGGGTTTGACTACATGTTAACATATAACAGCTGCTGAGTAATAAATTTCTGAAACTCTTTAATGCTTTTTAGAATTGTTCTACGCTACAAAGTCACATAATCAAATCAGTTTTGGTTCAGTCTGGAATTGACAAAGGTAAGCAGTGAAACTAGAGAATACAGAACTTCAGTCTTCATGGTGAATTGTTAAAGGCATTGTGTAGGCATTAAATTTCTatgcagaagaaataaaagtggaaCCCAATTTTATATGATAAATGAACAATAAGTTCTATTAGTCTAAAGATACGAATAATAaatcaagaataaattaaaactttGCAAGAAATTTTAGGTATTCATCATATGTCTGACTTACTCTATGGCGAGAAACAGGTAATAATTTTCATTGCTGTCCATAAAGTTATCAGTGTTCTCGCAATGTGAAGCCTCCTACTATCGACCTCATGGGAAGTTGTCATCTTCCAAGCATCTCTGAAGGGGCTGGCATATAACTGACTCAGAGCCCTTTGTGCACTAGGCAGCACCTTTTTGGGGTTGTACTAAAGGATGGGGATTTTAGTGTATAGTAGTAAGGAGAGAGATTCTCAcagtctcagcatgatgctttaGAACAGCGGGCACTGGCAGAAGAAGAGTCACTAGGGCCCAGGACAACATGGCAGATGTGGTACTTGTAAGCTGCCTTCATCCTGTCTgtgctttctctctcttgctccttTTCCCTTTATGCTAACATCTTAATATCTTGGCATTGCTTCTAGCTTCCTTTGATTCAAAatgaggtgggtttttttttgcaaCTCCTACTAGAAAAACCAGTgttgttacttttaaaaataagaccaaACAATGCTATGAATTTAACTTCTACGTTTCTTCTGTATTTCAATATAATTTGGCAAGGGAAGAGATTGGATGATGGGTTCTGCATGCCTCTAGAACAAGCAGCACCTGCTAGCTCATCTTTTGGAACAGGTATGTCTATTTCTGGTATTACTCGAGAAAGATGTGGTAAAATCTCCTTCCCCCTTTCTGTTTATAGGGATTTATGTGGTCAATTGTTGTCTGCTTCTTTACTTGACTGAGGCTGGCATGTTGATGAACTGCATATTTGGTTTAGTAAATTATCTGTCCTAGGCCACTGCAGGGGAACTCAGAGCCTAGGAAAGAGACTGCAGGCTAAAAGTGTTCATCTGTTGGGGCTTGTCACTGCGAGACCAATTCTCTAATCACATACTAGAATTTCCAGCCCTAAATGGCACCAGCAGTGACAAATACTAGAAATCTGAGTGACAGAAGCTTTTATATAAGAAACTAAAAATCATGACATGGATGCTATAGGGAGTGAATGGTGGTTGGTTATGTTTGCTGactaaattttagaatgtatCTAAGATGAACATCTCTTTCCATACTAAGGTCATTGAACCTTTCCAATGAATAATACAATGTCTATTACAAAGATACAGGACAGCTTCAGAAGGGAATCTGATTAAGAACTTTGGCTGGAGCGAGGGGACACTCTGGGCAATGATGACCATGAAAGTCATCAACTCAGCAGTACTAAGCAAATTCTCACTCTCTTATTTAGGAGTGAGGGAGCAGAGAAGGCTGACTCTGAACTAAGGAAAACTGCAAATAGAAAATGAATGTTAGGAAAGGgattcagtcttttttttccccccaacgaCCTTAAAAGACATATTGCTGAATGCTTGGAGCCAATGAGAAATCATTCATGTGGTGCTGTATTGCATCCAGAGGGCTCAGAACAAGAGTGGCAGAAACAGATGGAGTTCTGGAATGTACTACATGCTGACTGTCCCTCTGGGCTAGagataaaactttaaaactaATACATCACTTGATGTTGATGTAAGATGGCAGATGACATCATGTCTTAATCCAAGACTTGTTCTTTCTGGaaccagagagaaagagagatgcttCCTCCAGAGTTGCTTCTCAGAATCTCTTCAGATCGCATAGCCACTAGTCAAATCCTATCCTTACGGACTGAGTTTTAGAAGCTTGGAAATTTATTCATTGGCCCATCATTTTCAAGCTTATAGTATTATGAGTAATAATGCAATAATATCTATCTGAGAGGTAATATTCAGCAATATGAACCTACTGGTAGggtcagatttaaaaaaaaatttttaacctaATTATGATATGGCCTGATAATATGGTATTATAAGAATGTAATAAACCTCTTTAAAACATCAGATTTAATTACAAAGCTTAATATTAAACAAACTCAAAACATTGTAGCTGTTAATATTACAAACCATCAAGTTGATGTATAAATACTACAATGATTAATGAGGACTTGGAAAGGTCTGTGCCATTAAAGATAATTTTCAGACTATCAAAAAATTATGACTCACATGcagatataaaaatga
This portion of the Vicugna pacos chromosome 1, VicPac4, whole genome shotgun sequence genome encodes:
- the AADACL2 gene encoding arylacetamide deacetylase-like 2 isoform X2, translated to MGYKTLCFGLTCILFAYFIYVPIPENIDEPWKVRIVDAVIKTTSLTAMLFENIGLMGYEKLFSTLVKLDYTQPISDENVTVMDTTFTDIPVRLYLPKRKSERQRPAVIFIHGGAFVLGSCRQAPLDLLNRLTANKLDAVVVGVDYRLAPQYQFPTPYEDVISVVKFFLEDKTLAEYGVDPTRICISGDSSGGTLAAGVVQQIQNDPEFKNKFKAQALIYPGLQLVDISMPSHQEYEHGPVLSRNMAIELGCLYLTNDKALSQAIRKNQHMPHGSGHLFKLVNWSTFLPEKYRKQHVYTEPVLGRLNTSFSILLDNRLSPLATNDSQLQNLPLTYVVTCQHDILRDDGLIYVSRLRNAGVKVSHDHIEDGVHGALSFMTLPVYLQLGIRIKDKYINWLEENL
- the AADACL2 gene encoding arylacetamide deacetylase-like 2 isoform X1, which translates into the protein MGYKTLCFGLTCILFAYFIYVPIPENIDEPWKVRIVDAVIKTTSLTAMLFENIGLMGYEKLFSTLVKLDYTQPISDENVTVMDTTFTDIPVRLYLPKRKSERQRPAVIFIHGGAFVLGSCSKCILWQAPLDLLNRLTANKLDAVVVGVDYRLAPQYQFPTPYEDVISVVKFFLEDKTLAEYGVDPTRICISGDSSGGTLAAGVVQQIQNDPEFKNKFKAQALIYPGLQLVDISMPSHQEYEHGPVLSRNMAIELGCLYLTNDKALSQAIRKNQHMPHGSGHLFKLVNWSTFLPEKYRKQHVYTEPVLGRLNTSFSILLDNRLSPLATNDSQLQNLPLTYVVTCQHDILRDDGLIYVSRLRNAGVKVSHDHIEDGVHGALSFMTLPVYLQLGIRIKDKYINWLEENL
- the AADACL2 gene encoding arylacetamide deacetylase-like 2 isoform X3 — its product is MGYKTLCFGLTCILFAYFIYVPIPENIDEPWKAMLFENIGLMGYEKLFSTLVKLDYTQPISDENVTVMDTTFTDIPVRLYLPKRKSERQRPAVIFIHGGAFVLGSCSKCILWQAPLDLLNRLTANKLDAVVVGVDYRLAPQYQFPTPYEDVISVVKFFLEDKTLAEYGVDPTRICISGDSSGGTLAAGVVQQIQNDPEFKNKFKAQALIYPGLQLVDISMPSHQEYEHGPVLSRNMAIELGCLYLTNDKALSQAIRKNQHMPHGSGHLFKLVNWSTFLPEKYRKQHVYTEPVLGRLNTSFSILLDNRLSPLATNDSQLQNLPLTYVVTCQHDILRDDGLIYVSRLRNAGVKVSHDHIEDGVHGALSFMTLPVYLQLGIRIKDKYINWLEENL
- the AADACL2 gene encoding arylacetamide deacetylase-like 2 isoform X4, giving the protein MESKDRGCCYKNNFTYGQAPLDLLNRLTANKLDAVVVGVDYRLAPQYQFPTPYEDVISVVKFFLEDKTLAEYGVDPTRICISGDSSGGTLAAGVVQQIQNDPEFKNKFKAQALIYPGLQLVDISMPSHQEYEHGPVLSRNMAIELGCLYLTNDKALSQAIRKNQHMPHGSGHLFKLVNWSTFLPEKYRKQHVYTEPVLGRLNTSFSILLDNRLSPLATNDSQLQNLPLTYVVTCQHDILRDDGLIYVSRLRNAGVKVSHDHIEDGVHGALSFMTLPVYLQLGIRIKDKYINWLEENL